The window TATTGCCGAGAACGCCCCACGCGAGCGGCGGGTAGCAGGCCAGCGCCGCGATCCAGCCCGCAAGGAAGGGGTTGCCGCTGCGAATATGCGCATCGAGCGGACGCATGGTGAGCAGATAGCCTACCGTGCCGATCTGCACGTCGATGACGAACAGGATCTCGAACAGGAAAACGCCCAGCAGCACGGGATTGTTCAGGATTTCCGCAGTCTGCGTATCGACCACTGTGGCGAAGCCGATGGGCAGGATGGAGATCATGAAAGCGGTGAAGAAGCCCTTGATGATCCAGGCACGCCAATGCTTCTTTACCTGCTCGAAATCATAGGCTTCCTTGCCGATCAGCATCGCACCGAAATGCCATGAGGAATCGCGCGGATTGGTCATCACCCGGTCGATCCAGATTACATAGGGCACGCTCAGCACCACCAGCGGGATGATCGCCGCGCCCAGCACATTCATGGCGAAAAGGTAATTGCCTTCCCAATACCAGCGCCCGAGACAATAGAGCCCGGCGATGATGAACCACGTCGCCCAGAGGCCGGCGAGTTTGGTGATCGAAATGTCCACGACATCGCTCACCGCGCGGCGATTGTCCCAATCAATGCCGGTTGAGGGATTGCGGTGCACTTTCTCGACAAAGACCGACCATGCAGCCATCGCGCCGCCTGTGAGCACCATCGCCAGCAGTGCCGAGTATGGCCCCGACAACCGGCCGAGGTCGTTCGGATATCCTAAAGCCGCTGAAATTTCGGGAAAACTGCGCGCAAACAGAATGTAGCTGAGCAGCGTGATCAGGCCAACAAAGCCCACCCAGCCGGAGACATCGCTTGCCGGAGGCTGCGGGGCGTCCCGTACGGGTCCGGGCACCATGTCGGATGTATGCGCATTCATCACGCAGCCGATTACCCCAGAAGGGTTAAAGGCCGCGTAACGTCAAATGCCGCTGTCCCGCTCCGAGACGGCGCCCGGCAAAGGCGTTAACCGCGCTTAGCGGAAGGCGGTGATCCGCCCGCTATCGTCGAGGATATACATGGTGCTATTGGCGATTACGGGCGGCAGCGAGACGCCATCGTCAAGCTGCGTGTAGTCCGCGACAGTGCCCGTCATCGCATCGACCGATTTGATGTAGCCACGCGAGCTAGCGATCCACAGGCGTCCATCGGCGAGAACCGGGCCCGTCCAGAAAATCGGACCTTCACGGTCTTCGGGATCGCGCCACTGCTCGAGCTGCGTCATCCAGCGGATGCGGCCAGTATTGCGCTGAATCGCAAGAATGCGCGCGTCATCGGTCAGGGTGAACACCCACTCGCCAACGATGGTCGGTGCGGAAATACCCGCGAGCGTCAATTCCCAGATGCGCTGGCCAGTCAGCAGCTCGTAAGCTGCCATGCGGCCACCTTGGCCGAGCGCGTAAACGCGGCCCTGATCGATGATCGGATCGGCATCGACATCGGTCAGCGTGCCGACCTGCGTGGAAATCGAGGTACGGGCGAGCGCGTCAGACCACAGCTCACGGCCATTCTCATAGCGATAGGCAACCAGCTCACCCGAGGAGAAACCGGCGATCACCGTGCCCTGCCCCGCGGCAGGAGCAGCAACGCCGAACACGCCCGACTGGCCGGTGGCGGCGGCCTGCTGCCAGCTTACTTCGCCATCTTCGGTCGACAGCGCGAAAATCTGGTTGTCTTGCGTCATCACGAAGACATTGTTGAACGCCACCGTCGGCGCGCCGCGCAGCGGGCCTGAGGGCTTCACGCGCCAGATCTGCTCTCCCGTCGCAGCATTCAGAGCCACCACGTCGCCAACGCCGTTGGTCGCATAGATGCGCCCGCCATTGTACGCCGCGCCGCCACCGAATGTCGCATCTTCCAGATCACCCGACACGCGGATGCGGTGCTGCCAGCGCTGGGCACCGGTATTGGCATCGAAAGCATAGACCACTGCGCCTGTATCGACAGCGAAGACCATGCCGTCGGCAACGATCGGTGCGGAGGCAAGACGGCGGGTGTTGGTGGTGCCCGAAATCTGCGCAGTCCAGATCTGGCTGGGCGAGGTGGACAGGGTCACATGACCAGCCACTTTTGCAGCGTTACCGCCTGCCTGCGGCCAGCTTTCGTTGGTCTGCGCAGGTGGGACCACCACAGCGACATTGGCCAGCGCAGGATCGGCGACGATTTCGGTCGCGATGCGCGACAGGATCGGCTGGCGGTTACCAAGCGTTGGCGTCTCGTCCGGATCGTCACCACCGCCAAGACCCAGCGTTTCACAACCCGTCAGGGCAAGCGCGCTGAACATAGCGATTGCAGTGGGAATAAATTTGGCTTTGGTGCGCATTGCAGAGGTGCTCATCGGCTTCGTGTAATCCTTATTCGACCAGTTCGACATCGCCAGCCTCTGGCGCGTCTCGACCGGTAATTTCCGCCAGCGCTTCATCGACATCTTCGATGGCATCGAAGCCAAGATATCCGGCCAGCTGGCGGGTGCGGCCTCGTATCGACGAGGGCACATCTTCGTCCTGAGAAATGGCAATCAACAGCGGACCGGCCTGGTCACGCTGGTCGAGCGCCAGATAGGCATGCGCGACGAGCTCGCCAGCGCTGCCGTAATAGGTATTGTCTGGCTGAGCGATCGGGCCGATGCGGGTAATTACTTCCTGCGGGTCCATATCGTCAAACTGCAGCGTAACGGACCGGATCGCGGCAAGATCGCGCATTTCTGAAGGCAGATCGGAATTGTTCGCCACACGGTCGAACAGAGCGACGGCATCTTCGGTGCGGTCCTGCTGGATCGCGATCCCTGCGCGCAGCATGGCCGCCAATGCAGCGGCGCCATCACTGCCTTCGGAAAGTTCGCGCAAGTCGCCATCGGCGATCTCGACATTGCCCGCCTCAAGCTCATCGATCGCCAGAACGATCTGTTCGGACTGCTCTTCCAGCGAGCCTTCGGATTGCCCCTGCCAGATCAGCACACCCGCAAAAATCGCCAACCCCACGCCGAAAACAATGCCCAGCGGCCAACCATATTTCTTCGCGAAATTGGTGACTTCGTCTTGGCGTACAGCCTCGTCCACTTCGCGCATGAGCATTTCCTGCTCTGCGTCCTTGCGTTCGGCCGGTTTGCTGGTCGCGGGGAGATTGGTTTCAGTCGGTTTGCGTGCCACGTGTCTTGTCTATCATGCGGATTGAGAATGTTGCGCCCCTCCCTAGCGGATGGGCGGCGCTTTTCAATCGAAGATGCAAGGCTGTCCCCGCTGCGGTGAACCGCGGCTGAAGCGGGGATCCGCCCGATCAGGCCTTGGGATACTTTTCCATAAGGCCCCAATAGAGCGCGCGGTATCGGTCGATCATGCGATTTTCGTCAAATTCGGCACGTGTCTTGTCACGATTGGCCTTGCCGATGCGCTTGCGTTCTTCCGGGTTGGTCGCAAGGCGCGCGAGGGAATTGGCCAGCGCCTCCTCATCGCCTGCATCCACCAGAGCAGGGCCGTTTTCGCTAGCGACCATGCTGCCGATATCGCCGACGCGCGGCGCGACGATCGGCAGGCCGGCGGACATCGCCTCGACCACAGAGATCGGGAATTGCTCGGACTGGCTCGACAGGGCGAACATATCGAACAGGCCAATCAGCTTCTGCGGCTCGTTTACAAAGCCGGGCAAGTGCACTCGGTCTTCCAGCCCCAAGCGTTCAGCCTCGGCCAGCAGTGCTTCGCGTTCCGGCCCCTCACCCGCGATGACCAATTGCCATTCGGTCGGCAGGCTCTTCATGGCGCGCACCAGCACATCGAGCTGTTTGACAGCGCGCAGGCCCGCCAGCGTGCCGAGCCAGAATTCATCCTTGCGCTTGATCAGGCCGGGCAGCAGGTCTCGCTTGGCAGGGGCCGCAAACGCGCGGGTATCGATGCCATTGGGTATGCGGCGAACCCGCGTGCGCGGCTGATCCCAGATATTGAGCGCGATATCCTCCAGCTTCGCAGAGGGCACCACCAGCGCTGCCGTGCGCCCAAGCGCGATCCGGCGATACCAATTGCGCCGCCGCTTCAGCCGGTGTACCTCATCCTCGTTGAAGCCATCCTCATGATGCACCAACGGCGGCAGATTAAAGCCATCGGCAAACACCGTATGCGCCATCACCGCATCGATCGCGCCCCAATTATAGGTACAGATGAGGTCATACCCAGCCATAGCCTGCGCCAGGTTTTTCAGGCGCCCCGGAGTCGGTTTGCCGCGCAGCGAGGGGAATTTCGGCCAGTTGATCCGGGGCTTCTTCCCGATCAGATGCGCCGCGCCGCGTTTGTCGAGATCGCCCGAGACGATGGCATGATCGACATCCTTGCCCCACGCGTTGATCAGGCGGACGCTGCGCAATTCCTTGCCGCCGGGATCGAAAGTCGAATGCAGGTGCAGGATCTTGGGCACTTTGCGGCTCATGCGACTTTACCCAGCAATGTGGCGATCGCCTGCTGCGCCACAGGTTCTTCGAGCGTGGGCGCATGGCCGACGCGCGGCACGGTGACAGCTTCCAGATCGGGTAACTCGCGCTCCATCCGCCTCAGCGTGTCTGCTGACAGCAGGTCCGACAGTTCTCCCCGCAAGGCCAGCACTGGCCTTCCAGCGAGCGATTTGAGCATCGGCCACATGTCGAAATCTACGCCTTCCGGCTGATCGTCGAACGGATCGGCGATGTGCATGTCGTAATCGAAAGTGATGCGGCCATTGCCGCTCAGGCACATCACACGCTTGGTGAAAGCGAGCCATTGCTGCGTGTCGTATTCGGGAAAGGCGACGCCATTGGTTTCCTTGATGGCGCGCGCAGCGTGCATCCAGGTGGGATAGCTGCGCCCTTGGCCGACGTAATGTTTGATCCGGTCAAGACCCGCAGGCTCGATAATCGGGCCGATATCGTTGAGCACCACCCCGGCAAAGCGGCTCGCGTCCTGCCCAGCCATCAGCATAGTGATGATCCCGCCAAGCGAAGTGCCGATAGCGACGACTTTATCGAGGCTCGCCTGCTCGAACAGAGCATCAATATCCTGCGCATATTGCAGCGGATTGTAGCTGCCCGAATCCTTCGCATAATCGCTCTCGCCGCGCCCACGCAGTTCCGCGCAGATGACCCGCCATTCCCCGGCAAAGGCATCGGCGACAGGCTCGAAATCGCGAGCATTGCGGGTGAGACCGGGAAGGCACAGGATCGGTGGGCGATCATCGCGCCCGGCATAATCGCGGTAATGCAAGGTCAGCCCATCGGCGCTTTGCCATGTGCCATCTTCATAGGCCGGTGCTGCCAAAACGCTTCCCCTGTATACACGTCCACCTTGCGGCGGAGCCTGCGGAGCGCCACTAATGCAAACATGCGAGCTGAACCGCAACCTGCCCCGTACACACCCGACACAAAAATCACCGAAATCGCGTCATTTCTGGCCGATCCGGTGAATGCGGCGGAGTTTCCCGCGCATCAATTGCGCTTTCGCAACAGGCGCTGGGACGCAGCGGTGGGGCTGGAAAGCCTCTCCGATGACGACTGGGTGGATCATTTCGGGCGATTTGAGCCGCTGCCGGACAACCTGCCGAAGCCGCTCGCGCTAAGATATCACGGCCACCAGTTCCGCAATTACAATCCCGAAATAGGCGATGGCCGCGGCTTCCTGTTTGCGCAAATGCGCGATGGCGAAGGCCGCATGCTCGATTGCGGGACCAAGGGTAGCGGCACCACGCCCTACAGCCGCACAGCCGATGGGCGGCTGACGCTGAAAGGAGCGGTGCGAGAAATCCTCGCGACCGAAATGCTGGAGGCGCTCGGCGTCTACACCTCCAAAACGTTCTCCGTCATTGAGACAGGCGAGGAATTGTGGCGCAATGATGAGCCATCCCCCACCCGCTCAGCGGTGATGGTGCGGCTGAGCCACGGGCATATCCGCATCGGCAGTTTCCAGCGCCTGATGGTGCTGGAGGAGCACGCGGCACTCGCACAGCTGGTGGACTACTGCCTCGATGCCTTCCCCGGCCCCCTGCCGCCTGCGGATGCGCCGGGTCGCGATGAGCCTGCCGTCATACTGCTCCACCAGCTGACCGAGCGGCTCGCCGATCTGGCGGCGAGCTATATGGTCGCTGGTTTCGTCCACGGCGTTCTGAATACCGATAATATGAACATTACAGGCGAGAGTTTCGACTATGGCCCTTGGCGCTGGCTGCCCGCGTGGCAGCCTGAATTCACCGCTGCCTATTTCGACCAAACGGGCCTCTACGCTTTTGGCCGCCAGCCCGAAGCCATCCGCTGGAATTTGCACCAGCTCGCCATCGCCCTGCGCCCGCTCGCCGAAAGCGACGCTCTGATTGCTGCCCTCGAACGATTCGGCCCGCTCTATGCCGAGGCGATGATGCGGCGGTTCTGCTGGCGGCTTGGTGTACAGCGCCGCTCTGCCGAAGAAGATGCCGCGCTGATCGAAGCGGCGGAAGTGACGATGCGCGAGGAGAAGATCGGGCCCGACGCATTCTTCTATCGCCACCGCGGCGGCCGCGACGCCAGCGGTGCGCTGGCGACGATGCTGGAGGGCGCGAGTGCAGTGGAGAGCAATCACGCCTATTGGTCTGATGGCATTGAGCAAAGCATGCTCATCGACGAGGTCGAAACCATCTGGGATGCGATAGCCGAGCGCGACGATTGGCAACCCTTGCGCAACAAGTTCACAGCCGTTCGCCGGATGGGTGAAGCGCTGGGCGAGCCGCCCCCACCGGCAGGCCACAAAGTCGACCTGTAAATTCGCGTATATCAGGCTGTCAAAATGCTTTCACAAATGCCGGCCGAGTTTACATTTGATTATCCCCTTTGCGCGTTTCCCGCCGAGCGGTTAGAGGCCAAGCAAACACAAATAAGAGAGTTACCTGATTTGCCCGCGACCCAGGAATTGATTTCATTCGAACCGGCAACCGGCGCCGAATTGTGGCGCGGCGAACATGGCAATGTGGACCAGCTCGTCGCCAACGCGCGCAAGGCCTGGCCACAGTGGGCCGCCCAGCCGCTCGCCAATCGCATCGAGCTGATGCGCCGCTTTGTGAATGAAGTCCGCGCGGATCACGATGAGCTTTCGGAACTGATCGCGCGCGAGACGGGCAAGCCGCTGTGGGAAGCCCGCACCGAAGTCGAGGCGGTGATCGCCAAGGTCGATATTTCGGTTAGCGCTTATGCTGAACGGACCGGCCAGCGAAAGCTGGACAGCGCGCTGCAAGGCACCGCTGCTCTGCGTCACAAGCCGCATGGTGTGATGGCGGTGCTTGGCCCGTATAACTTTCCCGCGCACCTGCCCAACGGCCATATGGTTCCGGCGCTGATCGCGGGCAATTGCGTGATCATGAAACCATCGGAGAAAACCCCGGCAGTCGGCGCTAAGCTGGTGGAATTGTTCAACCGCTCCGGCATCGCGGAGGGCGTTGTCCAGCTGCTGATCGGCGGTCCGGATGAAGGCAAAGCCATTGTCGCGCACCGCGATGTGAACGGCGTGCTGTTCACCGGCTCTGCCCAGGTCGGCATTGCAATCAACAAGAAACTGGCAACCGATCCGGGCAAGATCCTGGCGCTGGAAATGGGCGGCAACAATCCCATCGTGCTGTGGGACACGCCCAAAATGAGCGATGCGGCGGCGCTTATCATCCAATCCGCCTTCACCACCGCCGGGCAACGCTGCACCGCAGCGCGCCGGTTGATTGTGAAATCAGAACTCTACGATGAAGCCATAGCTGAGGTGAAGGCACTGACCGATCGCATCATCGTGGGCGGTCCGTTCGACGAGCCTGCGCCGTTCATGGGCCCGGTGATCGACAATGCGACGGCCGACCAGCTGACCGAAAGCTTCGTCTACCTGCTGTCCCACGGCGGCAAGGCAATCAAGCACATGCGCCGCCTTCAGGACGATAAGCCCTTCGTCACCCCGGCGATCATCGACACTACTGACATGAAAGACCGGCCCGATGTCGAATTGTTCGGTCCGCTATTGCAGGTGATCCGCGTGGACAGTTTCGATGCTGCCATTGCAGAGGCGAACAATACGCGCTTTGGCCTCTCGGCCTCTCTCGTCGGCGGCAATCCGCAGCAGTACAATCGCTTCTGGGCGAATGTTCGTGCGGGCATCGTCAACTGGAACCGGCCGACGAATGGCGCATCCTCGGCTGCACCCTTTGGCGGGATCGGCTTTTCGGGCAACCATCGCCCCGCTGCTTTCTATGCTGCCGATTACTGCGCCTATCCGGTCACCAGCACAGAAATGGAACAGCCGCGCGCCAGTGTCGGCGTGGGTTTCAAAGGCGGATAATCTTGCGCTCAAATGCGCGCGTGCTTGCCGCAGCCCAGCCAAGCAGCTAGCGCGCCGGGCGTGAGCATAACGGCAGATCAGAACACGGCGACGCGTGGTCAGGCGGTATTCTTCGCCTTTCTCGCCCACATGTTCTGGGGCTTCATGCCCATCTACCTCATCTTGGTGGCAGAGGTCCCCGCAGTGGAATTCGTCGCATGGCGGACATTCTTCACTCTGCCCATTTGCCTGTTTTTCGTCTGGTATCGCGGTCGCGGCGACCATTTGCGCGAGTGCCTAAGCGATCGGCGCACGATGCTAACCTTGCTGGGCAGTTCGGCGATGATCGCGATAAACTGGCTGGGCTACATCTGGGCGATCCAGAATAATTTCGTCTACGCCGCCAGCCTTGGCTACTACATCCTGCCGCTCAACATGATGTTGCTTGGGGTGGTGTTCCTCGGCGAGAAATTGTCGATGCGCCAATGGGCGGCGGTGGCCTTGGCCGCGCTTGGCGTTGGCGCACTGGCGACGGGGGCGCTGACGACGCTGTGGCTGAGCCTGACGCTTGCGATGTCATTCGGCGTGTATGGTTTGCTGCGCAAAACCGTTGCTGCCGGGCCGCTCGTTGGATTGACCCTAGAAGCGATTATCCTGCTGCCACTGGTGCTCGGCTACCTCGGATATGTGCAATTCTTCGGTGGCGGAACGGCGTTTGCCCGAGACACTGTGGAAACGCTTGCGATCATGGCCGGCGGTTTGATGACGGCGATCCCGCTGCTTCTGTTCGCCAGCGCCGCGCGCGCCCTGCCCTACACGCTCATCGGCTTCATGCAATTCATCGCGCCGACGCTCGTTTTCATTCTCGGCCTGACGGTTTTTCACGAGGAATTGCAGGCCGCGCAGCTCGCCGCTTTTCTGGCGATATGGGGCGCGGTGGCGCTATTTAGCTGGGATATCTGGGCGAAGTCCCGCGCCGCTCGGGCAGCGGCGGCGGCAGCTTAGCCTGCAAAACGCCAGCCGAGTGTTTCCCCTGCATGGAACGGCACCAGATCGGTGTCCGCCGCGGCGATTGTATCAGGCACCACGCACTCGACCTTTTCCAGCGTCACGCTCTCCTGATTGAGCGGCAGGCCATAGAATGCGGGCCCATGCAGGCTGGCAAAGCCTTCGAACTGGTCGAGCGCATCTTCGGCTTCGAACACAGCAAGGTAGCTTTCGAGCGCGAAAGGCGCGTTGAAAATTCCCGCACAACCGCAGGCGCTTTCCTTCGCTTCGCGCGCATGGGGCGCGCTGTCGGTGCCGAGGAAGAATTTCGGATTGCCGCTCGTCGCGGCCTTGCGCAGCGCGAGCCGGTGCTGCTCGCGCTTGGCGACGGGCAGGCAATAGGCGTGCGGACGAATGCCGCCGACCAGCATGGCGTTGCGATTGATGTGCAAATGTTGCGGCGTGATCGTGGCCGCGACATTGGGACCGGATTCTTCGACGAAGCGCACGGCATCGGCGGTAGTGATGTGCTCGAACACGACTTTCAGATCGGGCAGATCGTCGAGCAACGGGCGTAGCACACGCTCGATAAACACAGCCTCGCGGTCGAAAATATCGATGTCGGCGTGAGTCACTTCGCCGTGCACGCACAGCACCATGCCGATTTCCGCCATCACCTCGAGCACACCGCGAATGTTTGCGACATCGGTCACGCCGCTATCCGAATTGGTGGTCGCGCCAGCCGGATAAAGCTTTGCCGCTGTGAATACGCCCGATGCAAACCCGCGCCGCACCTCTTCCGGATCGAGATTGCCGGTGAGATAGCACGTCATGAGCGGCTCGAACTGCACGCCTTCGGGCACAGCCGCCAGAATGCGTTCGCGATAGGCGCGCGCTGCCTCGACCGTTGTGATCGGCGGCGTCAAATTGGGCATCACGATGGCGCGGGCAAACTGGCGCGCGGTGTATTCGGCAACACCGTCCAGCATGGCGCCGTCGCGCAAGTGGACATGCCAATCATCGGGGCGGCGGATCGTGAGCGAAGTCGTCATGCGGCGCGCTCTAGCCCGAAGCTTCTTGCTGCGCCAGCCACGCTTTGCCATCGCGCTCGCCCTGCTCCCAAGTGCGGGTGACTTTGCTGGCATCGGTGAAGTCGATCTTGTCGGCGGCAACCTCTTCGCTCGGCTGGACGTAGGTCCGGTCGCCCAATTCCGACAGATTTCGGTATTGGCGGGTAAGAAGGACAAGCGTTTCGCCTTCGTCTTGCTCCGGCAGCAGAACCTTGTCGGTCATCCCGCCATCGAGCACGCGGCAGTCATTCCAGACGGGTACATCGAAAACCGGCGGTATCGTCGCGGCGGCGCAAATCAGGTCGACGAGCTTGCCTTGCCGCGCAGCCTCGCGCGCATCGACCCGCAGCTGCTGCAATCCGGCCATCATCGGCAGGCGCAAATGCGGCACACCGCGAACGGCCTGATCAAGCTGATAGAATGCGCCATAGAACACCGCCGCAAGATGCGGCGGCAGCCCCTGCGGAGGCACGGAGAGACCCGCCTCGAACACCGGACCATCGGCGATCCGCTCGATCGCTTCAGCGTCCAGCGTCACGTCCACCACGGCGCGATAAATCTCCTGATGCGGTGTAAAATTGCTCTTGTTCCGATCAAGATTGGAATCGTTGAGGGCAAAGGCCTCGCTCATGACATCGAGCAAATCCTGCTCACGCCCACCGATCCACGTCGCCGCACTCAGCACGCCGCCGGAAACCCCCGTTATGCGCTCGGGCCGCAGATCGTCAAAGCTCCCCACCTCGCACAGAAAACCGCCGTGCCAGAAACAGCGAATCCCGCCGCCGGAGAAAAGGACCTGATCGAAAGCTTGTGTCATCGCATTGCCTATGGCGCGCGCGCGCCTATCTGTCACCTATGACAATGGGGCGATTGATGAACCGCGCGGTGGCCCGCGTTACTCCGCAGGATGACAGCGAGGATGCCGTCGCTTTCCTGCAGGGCCTTTTGACCAATGATGTGTCGGGCGATGGCCCCACCTTCGCTGCATTGCTCACCGCACAGGGCAAGGCGATGTTCGACATGATCGTATGGCGCGATGGCTCCGACGTGCTGCTCGATTGCGAAGCTGATCGGGCGGAGGATCTGGCCAAGCGCCTCTCGCTCTATCGTCTGCGCCGCAAGATCGATATCGCAGTGGATGTATCGCGAGCGGTTTTCTGGTCGGACGAAGCGGCGGATGACTTCGCCCCCGATCCGCGCCTTGCCAGCCTCGGCTTCCGGCG is drawn from Aurantiacibacter sp. MUD61 and contains these coding sequences:
- a CDS encoding outer membrane protein assembly factor BamB family protein; amino-acid sequence: MSTSAMRTKAKFIPTAIAMFSALALTGCETLGLGGGDDPDETPTLGNRQPILSRIATEIVADPALANVAVVVPPAQTNESWPQAGGNAAKVAGHVTLSTSPSQIWTAQISGTTNTRRLASAPIVADGMVFAVDTGAVVYAFDANTGAQRWQHRIRVSGDLEDATFGGGAAYNGGRIYATNGVGDVVALNAATGEQIWRVKPSGPLRGAPTVAFNNVFVMTQDNQIFALSTEDGEVSWQQAAATGQSGVFGVAAPAAGQGTVIAGFSSGELVAYRYENGRELWSDALARTSISTQVGTLTDVDADPIIDQGRVYALGQGGRMAAYELLTGQRIWELTLAGISAPTIVGEWVFTLTDDARILAIQRNTGRIRWMTQLEQWRDPEDREGPIFWTGPVLADGRLWIASSRGYIKSVDAMTGTVADYTQLDDGVSLPPVIANSTMYILDDSGRITAFR
- a CDS encoding glycosyltransferase family 4 protein, giving the protein MSRKVPKILHLHSTFDPGGKELRSVRLINAWGKDVDHAIVSGDLDKRGAAHLIGKKPRINWPKFPSLRGKPTPGRLKNLAQAMAGYDLICTYNWGAIDAVMAHTVFADGFNLPPLVHHEDGFNEDEVHRLKRRRNWYRRIALGRTAALVVPSAKLEDIALNIWDQPRTRVRRIPNGIDTRAFAAPAKRDLLPGLIKRKDEFWLGTLAGLRAVKQLDVLVRAMKSLPTEWQLVIAGEGPEREALLAEAERLGLEDRVHLPGFVNEPQKLIGLFDMFALSSQSEQFPISVVEAMSAGLPIVAPRVGDIGSMVASENGPALVDAGDEEALANSLARLATNPEERKRIGKANRDKTRAEFDENRMIDRYRALYWGLMEKYPKA
- the astD gene encoding succinylglutamate-semialdehyde dehydrogenase — protein: MISFEPATGAELWRGEHGNVDQLVANARKAWPQWAAQPLANRIELMRRFVNEVRADHDELSELIARETGKPLWEARTEVEAVIAKVDISVSAYAERTGQRKLDSALQGTAALRHKPHGVMAVLGPYNFPAHLPNGHMVPALIAGNCVIMKPSEKTPAVGAKLVELFNRSGIAEGVVQLLIGGPDEGKAIVAHRDVNGVLFTGSAQVGIAINKKLATDPGKILALEMGGNNPIVLWDTPKMSDAAALIIQSAFTTAGQRCTAARRLIVKSELYDEAIAEVKALTDRIIVGGPFDEPAPFMGPVIDNATADQLTESFVYLLSHGGKAIKHMRRLQDDKPFVTPAIIDTTDMKDRPDVELFGPLLQVIRVDSFDAAIAEANNTRFGLSASLVGGNPQQYNRFWANVRAGIVNWNRPTNGASSAAPFGGIGFSGNHRPAAFYAADYCAYPVTSTEMEQPRASVGVGFKGG
- the rarD gene encoding EamA family transporter RarD, whose translation is MSITADQNTATRGQAVFFAFLAHMFWGFMPIYLILVAEVPAVEFVAWRTFFTLPICLFFVWYRGRGDHLRECLSDRRTMLTLLGSSAMIAINWLGYIWAIQNNFVYAASLGYYILPLNMMLLGVVFLGEKLSMRQWAAVALAALGVGALATGALTTLWLSLTLAMSFGVYGLLRKTVAAGPLVGLTLEAIILLPLVLGYLGYVQFFGGGTAFARDTVETLAIMAGGLMTAIPLLLFASAARALPYTLIGFMQFIAPTLVFILGLTVFHEELQAAQLAAFLAIWGAVALFSWDIWAKSRAARAAAAAA
- a CDS encoding alpha/beta fold hydrolase is translated as MAAPAYEDGTWQSADGLTLHYRDYAGRDDRPPILCLPGLTRNARDFEPVADAFAGEWRVICAELRGRGESDYAKDSGSYNPLQYAQDIDALFEQASLDKVVAIGTSLGGIITMLMAGQDASRFAGVVLNDIGPIIEPAGLDRIKHYVGQGRSYPTWMHAARAIKETNGVAFPEYDTQQWLAFTKRVMCLSGNGRITFDYDMHIADPFDDQPEGVDFDMWPMLKSLAGRPVLALRGELSDLLSADTLRRMERELPDLEAVTVPRVGHAPTLEEPVAQQAIATLLGKVA
- a CDS encoding methyltransferase family protein — translated: MNAHTSDMVPGPVRDAPQPPASDVSGWVGFVGLITLLSYILFARSFPEISAALGYPNDLGRLSGPYSALLAMVLTGGAMAAWSVFVEKVHRNPSTGIDWDNRRAVSDVVDISITKLAGLWATWFIIAGLYCLGRWYWEGNYLFAMNVLGAAIIPLVVLSVPYVIWIDRVMTNPRDSSWHFGAMLIGKEAYDFEQVKKHWRAWIIKGFFTAFMISILPIGFATVVDTQTAEILNNPVLLGVFLFEILFVIDVQIGTVGYLLTMRPLDAHIRSGNPFLAGWIAALACYPPLAWGVLGNIINYEVNTADWAYWLADYPALLWLWAGWLVFLTGIYAWATVAFGIRFSNLTYRGVLTNGPYRFTRHPAYVSKNLFWWCATMPFLVTSESLTDAIRNTAFIMAVSGIYYWRARTEEAHLLAEDPKYREYYDWMQEHGVITSRLAKLLHWANPRKGQGRMEPQPAE
- the pyrC gene encoding dihydroorotase, with protein sequence MTTSLTIRRPDDWHVHLRDGAMLDGVAEYTARQFARAIVMPNLTPPITTVEAARAYRERILAAVPEGVQFEPLMTCYLTGNLDPEEVRRGFASGVFTAAKLYPAGATTNSDSGVTDVANIRGVLEVMAEIGMVLCVHGEVTHADIDIFDREAVFIERVLRPLLDDLPDLKVVFEHITTADAVRFVEESGPNVAATITPQHLHINRNAMLVGGIRPHAYCLPVAKREQHRLALRKAATSGNPKFFLGTDSAPHAREAKESACGCAGIFNAPFALESYLAVFEAEDALDQFEGFASLHGPAFYGLPLNQESVTLEKVECVVPDTIAAADTDLVPFHAGETLGWRFAG
- a CDS encoding protein adenylyltransferase SelO family protein; the encoded protein is MRAEPQPAPYTPDTKITEIASFLADPVNAAEFPAHQLRFRNRRWDAAVGLESLSDDDWVDHFGRFEPLPDNLPKPLALRYHGHQFRNYNPEIGDGRGFLFAQMRDGEGRMLDCGTKGSGTTPYSRTADGRLTLKGAVREILATEMLEALGVYTSKTFSVIETGEELWRNDEPSPTRSAVMVRLSHGHIRIGSFQRLMVLEEHAALAQLVDYCLDAFPGPLPPADAPGRDEPAVILLHQLTERLADLAASYMVAGFVHGVLNTDNMNITGESFDYGPWRWLPAWQPEFTAAYFDQTGLYAFGRQPEAIRWNLHQLAIALRPLAESDALIAALERFGPLYAEAMMRRFCWRLGVQRRSAEEDAALIEAAEVTMREEKIGPDAFFYRHRGGRDASGALATMLEGASAVESNHAYWSDGIEQSMLIDEVETIWDAIAERDDWQPLRNKFTAVRRMGEALGEPPPPAGHKVDL
- a CDS encoding tetratricopeptide repeat protein, with the translated sequence MARKPTETNLPATSKPAERKDAEQEMLMREVDEAVRQDEVTNFAKKYGWPLGIVFGVGLAIFAGVLIWQGQSEGSLEEQSEQIVLAIDELEAGNVEIADGDLRELSEGSDGAAALAAMLRAGIAIQQDRTEDAVALFDRVANNSDLPSEMRDLAAIRSVTLQFDDMDPQEVITRIGPIAQPDNTYYGSAGELVAHAYLALDQRDQAGPLLIAISQDEDVPSSIRGRTRQLAGYLGFDAIEDVDEALAEITGRDAPEAGDVELVE
- a CDS encoding patatin-like phospholipase family protein; this encodes MTQAFDQVLFSGGGIRCFWHGGFLCEVGSFDDLRPERITGVSGGVLSAATWIGGREQDLLDVMSEAFALNDSNLDRNKSNFTPHQEIYRAVVDVTLDAEAIERIADGPVFEAGLSVPPQGLPPHLAAVFYGAFYQLDQAVRGVPHLRLPMMAGLQQLRVDAREAARQGKLVDLICAAATIPPVFDVPVWNDCRVLDGGMTDKVLLPEQDEGETLVLLTRQYRNLSELGDRTYVQPSEEVAADKIDFTDASKVTRTWEQGERDGKAWLAQQEASG